From a single Papaver somniferum cultivar HN1 unplaced genomic scaffold, ASM357369v1 unplaced-scaffold_19, whole genome shotgun sequence genomic region:
- the LOC113338916 gene encoding uncharacterized protein LOC113338916 yields MAETPDHLFLQCSFSKVVWALIPYVHLVLQDANSGFEIDACLSKWISANNDMTMMCQILTTAWTIWRDRCFKIFQGKVLNVVSTITYALELAEDTIQSRTSGMRPPTAQASITHQTYMNLPVNCMMLYCDASYRKNFTDIGICIYLIDGTVNYRGCKTVAGIARDPEEAECCAILEAAKRARSLDLDKICIYTDAKNLVSYLRNKANQVSWFSSSILDDSLFILDNFSFHEVRHTSRNSVSDYVAKHCRRFRSSK; encoded by the coding sequence ATGGCAGAAACTCCAGATCATCTGTTTCTTCAATGCTCTTTCTCTAAAGTTGTTTGGGCCTTAATCCCTTATGTTCATCTAGTGTTACAAGATGCTAATTCTGGTTTCGAAATAGATGCTTGCTTAAGTAAATGGATTTCAGCAAATAATGACATGACTATGATGTGTCAAATCCTCACTACTGCTTGGACCATCTGGAGAGATAGGTGTTTCAAAATCTTCCAAGGAAAAGTGTTGAATGTTGTATCTACAATAACTTATGCACTGGAGCTTGCAGAAGATACAATCCAGTCAAGAACAAGTGGCATGCGTCCTCCTACAGCACAAGCTTCAATTACTCATCAAACATACATGAATCTGCCAGTTAATTGTATGATGTTATATTGTGATGCTTCATACAGGAAAAACTTTACTGATATTGGCATTTGCATTTATCTTATTGATGGCACAGTGAACTATAGAGGCTGCAAAACAGTTGCAGGGATAGCTAGAGATCCCGAAGAAGCTGAGTGTTGTGCAATCCTTGAAGCTGCTAAGAGGGCAAGAAGCCTGGATTTAGACAAAATCTGCATCTACACTGAtgccaaaaatcttgtttcttattTACGAAATAAAGCTAACCAGGTTAGCTGGTTTAGTAGTTCTATCTTAGATGATAGTCTTTTTATTCTGGACAATTTCTCTTTTCATGAAGTTAGACATACCAGTAGAAATTCTGTCTCTGATTATGTTGCCAAACATTGTAGGCGGTTCAGAAGTTCTAAATAA